A segment of the Lelliottia amnigena genome:
GACGTCGAGCCCGACGTCGGCGCGCTGCTATATGGCGAGGAGCGATAGCCGATGCGCTACGTTGATGAATATCGTGCGCCAGAACAGGTGATGCGGCTTATCGCTCACCTTAAGATTCGGGCAACATTACTCGAGTACACCGCGCAGCGTCCGCTGCGGATTATGGAAGTGTGCGGCGGACACACGCATGCCATCTTCAAGTTTGGCCTTGACCAGTTGCTGCCGGAGAACATCGAGTTTATCCACGGTCCGGGCTGTCCAGTGTGCGTGCTGCCGATGGGCCGTATCGATAACTGCATCGAAATCGCCAGTCAGCCGGGCGTGATTTTCTGCACTTTTGGCGATGCAATGCGCGTGCCGGGCAAAAACGGTTCACTGTTACAGGCCAGAGCGCGCGGTGCGGATGTGCGAATTGTCTATTCTCCTGTGGATGCGCTGAAGCTAGCGGCGGAAAATCCAACGCGCAAAGTGGTGTTTTTCGGCCTGGGATTTGAAACCACCATGCCCGCCACGGCGATTACTTTGCAACAGGCAAAAGCGCAAGGTCTCGATAACTTCTTCTTTTTTTGCCAGCACATCACGCTGATCCCTACGTTGCGCAGCCTGCTGGAAGAACCGGATAACGGAATTGATGCTTTTTTAGCACCCGGCCATGTCAGTATGGTGATTGGCACAGAGGCGTACGGTTTTATTGCAGCGGACTATCATCGGCCATTAGTGGTCGCTGGTTTCGAACCACTTGATCTACTGCAAGGCGTCAACATGCTGGTTGAGCAGAAAATAGCAGCCCTGAGCGTGGTCGTAAATCAGTATCGCCGCGTCGTGCCCGATGCGGGAAATCCGCTGGCGCAAAAAGCCATCGCCGAGGTTTTTGCCGTTGAAGGTGACAGCGAATGGCGCGGTTTGGGATTGATTGCGGCGTCTGGCGTGCAGTTAACCCCCGCGTATCGCGCATTCGACGCCGAAGCGCATTTTCGCCCGCAGCCACAGCAGGTTTGTGACGATCCACGGGCCCGCTGCGGCGCCGTGCTGACCGGTAAATGCAAACCGCATCAGTGCCCGCTATTTGGCAACACCTGCAATCCGCAAACCGCATTTGGCGCGCTCATGGTCTCTTCCGAAGGCGCCTGCGCCGCATGGTATCAGTATCGCAATCAGGAGTGTGAAGCATGAACACGGTTGAAATGGCGCACGGCAGCGGCGGCCAGGCGATGCAAAAACTCATCAGCCAACTGTTTCTGGAAGCCTTTGCCAACCCATGGCTGGCGGAGCAGGAAGATCAGGCGCGCATTGCCCTGTCGACACTGACCGCGCAGGGCGACAGGCTGGCGTTCTCCACCGACAGTTACGTGATTGATCCGCTGTTCTTTCCGGGTGGTGATATCGGCAAGCTGGCGGTGTGCGGCACCGCCAATGACGTGGCCGTCAGCGGCGCTACCCCTCGCTATCTTTCGTGCGGTTTTATTCTTGAAGAGGGGCTGGCGATGGACACGCTAAACGCCGTCGTCCAGAGCATGGCGCGCACCGCACGCGAAGCGGGTATCGCTATTGTCACCGGTGATACTAAAGTCGTGCAGCGCGGCGCGGCGGATAAACTGTTTATTAATACTGCAGGGCTGGGCGCAATCCCCACGGACGTTCACTGGGGCGCACAACGGCTGGCGGTCGGTGATGTGTTAATCGTGAGCGGTACGCTGGGCTGTCATGGCGCGACGATTTTAAACCTGCGTGAAGGTCTGGGCCTGGGCGGGGAATTACGCAGCGACTGCGCCGTGCTGACGCCGCTTATCCAGACGCTCCGTCACCTCCCAGGGGTCAAAGCCCTGCGCGATGCGACGCGCGGGGGAGTCAATGCGGTTGCCCATGAATTTGCCGCCAGCAGCGGCTGCGGCATTGAGCTGACAGAGCAACATCTGCCGGTCAAACCCGCCGTACGCGGCCTGTGCGAACTTCTTGGCCTTGATCCGCTAAACTTTGCCAACGAAGGCAAATTGTTAATCGGCGTCGAGCGTTCTGCGGCAGAAGCCGTGCTGGCGCAGCTGCGCGATCATCCACTTGGTCAGGATGCCGCCGTGATCGGTGAAGTGGTTGAGCGCAAAGGGGTGCGCCTGACCGGACTTTACGGCATTAAACGCACGCTGGATTTACCGCACGCGGAACCGTTACCCCGAATTTGCTAGAACTGCGCTAAACGTGGTCAGCACTCTTATTTTTTTGCCCGTTTCTTTGGAAGCAATATGTCGTATACACCGATGAGCGATCTTGGACAGCAAGGGCTGTTCGATATTACGCGCACACTGTTACAGCAGCCCGATCTGGGTTCGCTCAGCGAAGCCCTGACGCGTCTGGTGCAGCAGTCTGCGCTGGCAGACAGTGCCGCTATCGTGCTGTGGCACAGCGCAAGCCGTCGTGCCAGCTACTTTGCGACGCGCGATAAGGGGAAGTCTGTCGAATATGAAGACGAAACCGTGCTGGCGAACGGTCCGGTTCGCCGTATTTTGTCGCGCCCGGACGCCCTGCACTGCAACTTCGATGAATTCCAGCAGGCCTGGCCGCTGCTTGCGCAGAGCAATTTGTATTCACCTTTTGGCCATTACTGCCTGCTGCCGCTCACCGCTGAGGGACGCATTTTTGGTGGCTGCGAATTTATCCGCAATACGGATCAGCCGTGGAGCGAGGCGGAATATGAGCGTCTGCATACGTTCACGCAGATTGTCAGCGTGGTGGCCGAGCAGATCCACAGCCGCGTCACCGATAACGTCGATTACGATCTGTTGAGCCGCGAACGCGATAACTTCCGTATTCTCGTCGCCATCACCAATGCGGTACTGTCCAGGCTGGACATGGACGAACTGGTGAGTGAAGTCGCCAAAGAGATCCACCACTATTTTAAAATCGACGCGATAAGCATCGTGTTGCGCGGCCATCGCAAGGGCAAGCTGACGATCCACTCCACTCATTATCTTGATGAAACTAATCCCGCGCACGAGCAAAGCGAAGTGGATGAATCGGGAACGCTCTCCGAACGGGTATTTAAAAGCAAAGAGATGCTGCTGCTGAATCTGAGCGAACGCGATGAGCTGGCACCTTACGAACGGATGCTATTCCAGTGCTGGGGCAATCAGATCCAGACGCTGTGCCTGCTGCCGCTGATGTCCGGCAATACCATGCTCGGCGTGCTAAAACTGGCGCAATGCGAAGAACAAGCCTTTACCACCACCAATCTTAAGCTGCTGCGCCAAATCGCAGAGCGCATTGCTATTGCGCTCGACAACGCGCTGGCGTACCAGGAAATTCATCGTCTGAAAGAGCGGCTGGTGGACGAAAACCTCGCGCTGACCGAGCAGTTGAACAATGTCGACAGCGAATTCGGTGAAATCATTGGCCGCAGTGATGCCATGTACAGCGTCCTGAAGCAAGTTGAGATGGTGGCGCAAAGCGACAGCACGGTATTAATCCTTGGCGAGACGGGCACCGGCAAAGAGCTGATCGCCCGAGCTATTCATAATCTCAGCAATCGAAACAGCCGACGGATGGTGAAGATGAACTGCGCGGCAATGCCCGCAGGATTGCTTGAAAGCGATCTTTTTGGTCACGAGCGCGGCGCGTTTACCGGCGCCAGCACCCAGCGTATTGGCCGCTTTGAACTGGCGGATAAAAGCTCGCTGTTCCTGGATGAAGTGGGTGATATGCCGCTGGAATTGCAGCCAAAACTGCTGCGAGTGTTACAAGAACAAGAGTTTGAACGTCTGGGAAGTAACAAACTCATTCAGACCAATGTCCGGTTGATTGCCGCGACCAATCGCGATCTGAAAAAAATGGTCGCCGACCGCGAATTTCGTAACGACCTTTATTACCGTCTTAACGTGTTCCCAATTTGCTTACCGCCGCTACGCGAGCGCCCGGATGATATTCCGCTGCTGGTAAAAGCCTTCACCGCCAAAATTGCTCGCCGGATGGGACGGAATATCGACAGCATTCCAGCGGAAACGCTGCGCATGCTTTCCACAATGGAGTGGCCGGGCAACGTTCGTGAACTGGAAAATGTGATTGAACGTGCCGTGCTGTTAACGCGCGGCAACGTGCTTCAGCTGTCGCTTCCGGAAGTCATGATCTCAGAGCCGCCGTTGCCCGCAAGGGAAATTGCGCAGGACGGTGAGGACGAGTACCAGCTGATTGTTCGTATTTTGAGAGAGACCAACGGTGTCGTCGCCGGGCCAAAAGGCGCAGCGCACCGTCTCGGCTTAAAGCGCACAACATTGCTTTCGCGAATGAAACGTTTGGGCATCGATAAAGATTTATTGGTTTAACCCCACTCTCAATGCCGTGTTACGCACGGCACTTATTTCTCCAGCCATCATAATTCTCAATTAATAACAACACGTTATTATCAGTTATTGACACAATATATTTTAAATTGTATAAATCCCACCCATTAAAATGAGTTTCATTATCATTAAAACCCCCTGACCTGCTAATAAATAATATATTGATGAAGGATAGCGTTTTTATGAAAAAGGTCCTCAGCGCCTTAGGCCTGGTATTCGCTTCGGTTAGCTCCGTATATGCAACCACTTATCCTCTGACTATCGAGAATTGCGGGTACACGCAAACCTTCACCAAAGCCCCTGAGCGCGTTGTGGCGCTGGGTCAGAACACCGTCGAAATTTTGCTGCTGTTGGGACTGCAGGATAAGATCGCTGCCAGCGCTTTTTGGCCAACCAAAGTGCTGCCGGAACTGGCGGAGAAAAATGCCAAAATCAAACTGCTGACGGTCGAAATCCCGACACTCGAGTCCGTTCTCGCCCAGAATCCTGATTTTGTTCCGGCACAATTGCCGTTATTGCTGGGCCCTGAAAGCAAAGTGGCAAAACGAGAAGATCTCGCGACTGTCGGCGTTAACAGCTATGTTTCACCCGGCATGTGCGCCACCAAAAAGGGCGTGGGCGACATGTACGGTAGCCGTCAAAAACTCTGGGATATGACGTTCCTGTACCAGGAAATTGAAGATTTCGCTAAAATTTTTAACGTGGAAGCGCGCGGTCAGGCGGTGATTGCCGATTTCAAAAAACGCGAAGCAGATTTGCGTGCCGAATTTGGTAAAAACAAAAAAGACCTTTCGTTTGTCTTCTGGTTCTCCAGCGCCTCACCTTCCGCAGACGCCTACGTGGGCGGTAAAAACAGCGCATCCGGCTTTATCGCGAATGTTCTGGGCGGTCATAACGCCATTACCTCTGAAACCGAATGGCCAACGGTGGGCTGGGAAAGCATCATCGCCGCAAACCCTGACGTGATCGTCGTCTCAAGCCTCGATCGTAACCGTTGGGTTCTGGATAACGCGGAAGAAAAAATCAAATTCCTGAAAAGCGATCCCGCGGTCAGTCAGCTTGATGCCGTCAAAAAAGGTCATATCGTGGTGATGGACGGCCAGGCCATGAACCCCACTATCCGTACCCTTTACGGCGCAGAACAGGTTGGCGAACAGCTTAGAAAGATGGGGCTGAACTAATGAGTTCAGCCGTTCAACAGGCACGGCAGGGGGTGTTTCTCGGCACATCCTGCATCCTTTCTATTGCCTTGCTTATTCTGGTCATCGCTATTGGCGTCAGCGTGGGTGAGCTATCGATTCCGCTGCAAACCGTGTTTTACGCGATCGGCAATAAAATGGGATTCACCGATGTGCCGCTGAGTCGCATTTTTGAAAGTGTGATTTGGGACTTTCGCCTGAGCCGTGCATTGGTTGCGGCTTGCTGCGGCGCGGGGCTGGCCATTTGTGGGGCAGTACTCCAGAGCCTGCTGAAAAATGCGCTCGCAGAACCGTATGTTCTCGGGGTCTCTGCGGGAGCCTCGACAGGCGCAGTGTCTGTTGTGGTATTAGGCATCGGGACAGGCGCAGTTTCGCTCTCCGCGGGCGCGTTTGCCGGTGCTTTTGCTGCCTTTGTGTTTGTCGCGCTCCTGACTAATGGCGCGCGTGGCGGTAACGAGCGCACTATCCTGGCGGGCGTTGCCGCCTCGCAGCTGTTTAATGCCATCACCGCCTACACCATCAGCACTTCCGCCAGCGCTCAGCAGGCCCGTGATGTGATGTTCTGGCTGCTGGGCAGTTTTAGCGGCGTCAGATGGCCTGAGCTCCAGTTGGTGCTGATCGTCGTGCTGACCGGATTAGCTATCTGCCTTTACTATTCTCGTGCTCTGGATGCCTTTACGTTTGGCGATGATGCCGCAGCGTCGCTTGGGATCGCCGTCCCGTGGGTGCGTTTAATTCTATTCACCGTCACAGCGCTTATTACCGCAACCATTGTCAGCATGGCGGGCTCTATTGGCTTTGTCGGCCTGGTCGTTCCGCATGTGATGCGCTATTTCTTTGGGCCGCTGCATCGCACATTGCTCATCGCCAGCGCCCTGGCGGGTGCCATTTTGATGGTGCTTGCCGATATTGCGTCTCGTCTGCTGATTGCACCGCAAAGCCTGCCGGTGGGTGTCGTCACCGCCCTGGTTGGCGTACCGTTCTTTGCCCTTATTATCTATCGTTCAAGGAATAAGTGATGAGCATCACTGCCGAAAATATTACCTGGAAGGTGGGTAAAAAAGTTATCGTCAACAATGTCTCACTGAGGGTTTCTCGTGGGCAAACGGTTGGGTTACTTGGCCCAAACGGTTCAGGTAAATCCTCTTTGCTGCGCGTTCTGGCGGGCTTGCGTCGTCCTCACTCGGGCTGCGTCACGCTGGACGATAAAAACATTAGCCAGATCACCAAAAAACAGCTGGCGCGCCGCGTCGCTTTTGTTGAACAGCATGGAATGACAGAAGCGAATATGCGCGTTCGCGATGTGGTGAAACTCGGCCGCATCCCCCATCATTCGCCTTTTTCGAACTGGAGCACGCAGGACGATGAAACCGTCACTGCTGCGCTGGAACGTGTGGATATGCTCCAAAAAAGCGAGCAAGGCTGGCAAAGTTTATCCGGCGGTGAACGCCAGCGCGTGCACATTGCCCGCGCGCTTGCGCAGACACCAACCGAGATCCTGCTTGATGAACCCACGAACCATCTGGATATTCATCATCAAATACAGTTGATGAAACTCATCAGCGAATTACCCGTCACCAGCATTGTGGCCATCCACGATCTCAACCATGCGTCGATGTTCTGTGACGCACTCATCGTGATGCAAAATGGAGAAATCGTTGCTTCCGGAACACCTGATGAGATCCTGACCGAAACGCTGTTGTGGGATGTCTTCCGGGTCGAAACGAAAATTGAAATTTCACCGTTTCATGGCAAAAAACATATCCACTACATCGCTTAACGCCGGGTAACCCGCATGTCTTTGCCTCTCTTTCGGCCAGCCGCACAGGTCTGGCCGCCTGTGTTACTGGGTAGCCAGTTTGTTTTCAACATCGGTTTTTATGCTGTCGTTCCCTTTCTTGCGATCTTTTTGCGCGAAGACATGATGCTCTCCGGCGGGCTGATTGGGCTGATCCTTGGGCTGCGGACCTTTTCCCAACAAGGGATGTTTTTCGTGGGTGGAGCCCTATCAGACCGATTCGGGGCACGTATCGTGATCCTGGCCGGCTGTCTTATTCGCGTGTCGGGTTATTTGCTGCTGGCGTTTGGGCAATCGCTTTGGCCGATTATAGTGGGAGCCTGTTTGACCGGGATTGGCGGAGCGCTGTTTTCGCCCTCCATTGAAGCATTGCTGGCGAAAGCCGGAACACAAAGTGAGGCGCGGGGCAAACGCAGTCGTGCGGAGTGGTTTGCGCTGTTTGCCGTGTGTGGCGAGCTGGGGGCTGTACTTGGGCCGGTTGCAGGAGCCCTCATGACGGGACTTGGTTTCCGCCAGGTTGCACTGGCCGGCGCGAGTGTCTTTGTCGTGGCGTTGATCGTCCTGTTTTTCGCGCTGCCTTCTGCGCCTGCAAAAAAGCAAACGCTTGAAATGACACCGTGGTGGACCACCTTCCGTCAGCCGCGTTTTGTCGCCTTCATTATCGCCTACAGCGCATGGTTACTGAGTTACAACCAACTTTATCTGGCACTGCCCGTCGAAATTCAACGTGCTGGCGGCAGCGAAAAAGATTTGGGACCGCTTTTTATGCTGGCCTCGGTATTGATTATTGCCTTTCAACTTCCGCTGGCACGTTTTGCGCGTCGTATGGGTCCTACCAGGATCCTTCCCTTTGGGTTCCTGTTCGTCTCCGCCTCCTTTGTCAGCGTCGCCCTGTTCGCGGCAACAGTCCCGCCGGAGGGGTGGCTTCGACTCTTGCCGTCCGCCTGTTTTGTCACGCTGTTAACGCTGGGCCAGATGCTGCTGGTGCCCGCCGCAAAAGATCTCATCCCCTGGTTTGCTGATGAGGCAACGCTTGGTGCACATTATGGCGCGCTGGCCACAGCCGGGGGCTGCGCTGTGCTGGCGGGGAATCTCCTGTTCGGCAGTCAACTTGATCATGCTTTAGTGCCGTCGAAAGAGGCCATTTATCCCTGGTTGCAGTTAGCCTTTTTCCCGCTGTGCAGCGCGATAGCGATGGTGATCATTTGCCGTCCGATGCAAGGCGCGCGTGGTCGTAAAGTTTAAGCCTTATTTTTGGGTCGGCATTTCTCGGGCAGTTCCGGCACCGGGCGGCGGTCGTCTATCAAATGACGAATAGTGAGGATCGGATGACGCCATAACATACGTGGCCCGGCCCAGCGCATAACCTGTTTCATCTCTTCTCGTTTTGCAGGTTGGTAGCAGTGGACAGGGCACTGTTTACAGGCTGGTTTATCTTCTCCAAAAACGCATTTATCCAGTCGTTTGTCTGCATACGCGTTCAAGGCCTGATAATACCCAGGCTCGCAAGATGCCTGAGGGCATTGCGTTTCATAGAGCGCGATCATTTTACCGATCGTCTCTTTTTCACGAGAGATTCGTTTTCCTGACATAACAGATCACCCATTAATAAATTGCATGAATAATACATCTTTAAAATCGCCTTTTCAGCTTGATTTCATTTGTTGCATTTCATTTTCTGAAGACGGCTTCCAGTTATAGATTTGTTTTCGCCCATAACCACTGGCATTTTATACAGGTGATTTCATTCCCTTTTCGTCTGCTGTTAATGGAGCCTGTATGTCTGATATCCCGATCACCCCGTCACAACGCCATCTCAAAGTGGGCTACTTTAGAAAGCGCCATGAAGATCGTAATACCAAAATTCCAAAACGTTACAGCGTTCATGCGGCACTGAGCCTAAAAGGCGACTGGCTCGAAAAAGCAGGGTTTAAAACCCATTCGCAGGTCAGTGTGAGAGTCGAACACGGAAAATTGCTCATTGAGTTGATGAAAGAAGACACAGCATAAAGTCTCGACATTTTGCTGCCCCCTGTCATTTGTTCATGCGACAATAGAGGTAACTAACGGCCAGCAGGTCGCGCAAAACGCAATAATTTCAATGAAATGGATATCTTAACTCCATGAGCACAATCGAAAATTTAACCGCACACACGCCGATGATGCAGCAGTATCTGAAACTCAAAGCTCAGCATCCGGAAATCCTGCTTTTTTATCGGATGGGGGATTTTTACGAGCTTTTCTATGATGATGCAAAACGCGCGTCACAGCTGCTCGACATCTCACTGACCAAGCGTGGCGCATCGGCGGGTGAACCTATTCCGATGGCGGGCATTCCGCATCATGCCGTAGAAAACTACCTGGCGAAGCTCGTCAACCAAGGCGAGTCCGTCGCGATTTGCGAACAGATTGGCGATCCGGCCACGTCAAAAGGTCCGGTGGAACGCAAAGTGGTTCGCATCGTCACACCAGGCACTATCAGTGACGAAGCGCTGTTACAGGAGCGACAGGATAACCTGCTGGCGGCGATCTGGCAGGACAGCAAAGGTTACGGTTATGCCACGCTGGATATTAGCTCCGGTCGTTTTCGTTTGAGTGAACCCGCCGATCGCGAAACGATGGCGGCTGAATTGCAACGAACGAATCCTGCAGAACTCCTGTACGCCGAAGATTTTGCGGAAATGGCACTGATTGAGGGCCGTCGGGGCCTGCGTCGCCGTCCGTTATGGGAATTTGAAATTGATACGGCGCGCCAGCAGTTAAACCTGCAGTTTGGTACGCGGGATCTGATTGGCTTTGGCGTTGAGAATGCACCGCGTGGCCTGTGCGCCGCAGGCTGTCTGTTGCAGTACGTGAAAGACACCCAACGCACGACCCTTCCCCATATCCGTTCGATTACGATGGAACGCCAGCAGGACAGCATCATCATGGATGCCGCTACACGTCGTAATCTCGAAATCACTCAGAATTTGGCCGGTGGCGTGGAAAACACCCTCGCCGCCGTGCTCGACAGCACCGTCACGCCAATGGGTAGCCGTATGCTCAAGCGCTGGTTGCATATGCCCGTGCGAGATACGGATGTGCTGGTCAGCCGCCAGCAAACCATCGGTGCGTTGCAGGATCGCTTTACAGAGCTGCAACCCGTGCTGCGCCAGGTGGGAGATTTAGAACGTATTCTTGCTCGCCTGGCACTTCGTACGGCGCGCCCACGCGATCTGGCTCGCATGCGTCATGCCTTCCAGCAGCTTCCGGCATTACGTGTGCAACTGGCCGAAGTGAACAGCGCACCCGTACAAAAACTGCGCGAAACGATGGGTGAATTCACAGAGCTGTGCGAATTACTGGAGCACGCGGTTGTTGAAGCCCCACCGGTTCTGGTTCGTGATGGCGGCGTCATTGCCCCTGGCTATCACGAGGAACTCGATGAATGGCGAGCCCTGGCCGACGGCGCAACGGATTACCTCGATAAACTGGAAATCCGCGAGCGCGAGCGTTTGGGTCTGGATACGTTGAAAGTCGGCTATAACGCTATTCACGGCTATTACATTCAAATCAGCCGTGGTCAGAGCCACCACGCCCCGATTCACTATGTCCGTCGTCAGACACTTAAGAACGCCGAGCGTTATATCATTCCTGAACTGAAAGAGTATGAGGACAAAGTTCTCACCTCCAAAGGTAAAGCGCTGGCGCTTGAAAAACAGCTTTATGAAGAGCTGTTCGATATGCTGATGCCACATCTCGCCGAGTTACAGGCAAGCGCAAGCGCGTTGGCTGAACTCGATGTGCTGATCAACCTGGCAGAACGCGCCGACACCCTAAATTACGCTTGCCCAACCTTTATTGATAAACCCGGCATTCGTATCACCGAGGGCCGTCATCCCGTTGTCGAGCAGGTATTGCGCGAACCCTTTATTGCTAACCCGCTTAACCTGTCTCCGCAACGCCGTATGCTGATTATCACCGGTCCAAATATGGGCGGTAAAAGCACCTACATGCGGCAGACTGCGTTGATTGCCCTGCTGGCCTATATTGGTAGCTACGTTCCCGCGCAGAAAGTCGAAATCGGTCCTATCGATCGCATTTTCACCCGCGTGGGCGCTGCGGACGATCTGGCGAGCGGCCGCTCAACCTTTATGGTCGAAATGACCGAAACGGCGAATATTCTGCATAATGCGACTGAAAACAGTCTGGTGTTGATGGATGAGATTGGTCGCGGTACATCAACCTATGATGGTCTTTCTCTGGCGTGGGCCTGCGCCGAAAGTCTGGCGAATAAAATCAAAGCGCTAACCCTTTTTGCGACGCATTATTTCGAGCTAACGCAGTTACCAGAAAAAATGGAAGGCGTGGCGAATGTGCATCTGGATGCGCTGGAGCACGGAGATACCATTGCGTTTATGCATACGGTTCAGGATGGTGCTGCCAGCAAGAGTTACGGCCTTGCCGTTGCCGCGCTGGCCGGTGTGCCAAAAGAAGTGATTAAACGTGCGCGTCAGAAGCTACGCGAACTGGAAAGCTTATCGCCAAATGCAGCTGCGACTCAGGTGGATGGTTCACAAATGTCGCTCCTGATGCCAGCGGAAGAGACATCACCTGCGGTGGAAGCTCTTGAAAATCTCGATCCGGACTCTCTGACGCCGCGTCAGGCGTTAGAGTGGATTTATCGTTTGAAGAATTTAGTGTGATAACAGTGCCCGACAGAATATGTCGGGCCAGTTAAGCCCAAAGAAAAAGGCCAGTCTTTCGACCGGCCTTTTTTGATGAAAAGGTCATTATTCGCGGAACAGCGCTTCGATATTCAGTCCTTGCCCCTGCAGAATCTCACGCAGACGACGCAAACCTTCTACCTGAATCTGACGAACACGTTCACGAGTCAGACCAATCTCACGGCCAACATCTTCCAGTGTCGCAGCTTCATACCCTAACAGACCGAAACGACGTGCCAGCACTTCACGCTGTTTGGCGTTCAGTTCGAACAGCCATTTGACGATACTTTGTTTCATATCATCATCTTGCGTGGTGTCTTCCGGGCCGTTGTCTTTTTCATCGGCCAGGATGTCCAGCAGCGCTTTTTCGGAATCGCCACCCAGTGGGGTGTCGACTGAGGTAATGCGCTCATTGAGACGCAGCATACGGCTTACGTCATCAACCGGTTTATCGAGTTGCTCTGCAATCTCTTCTGCACTTGGCTCGTGGTCCAGTTTATGGGACAACTCGCGCGCGGTACGCAGATAGACGTTCAACTCTTTGACGATGTGAATCGGCAAACGAATCGTACGGGTTTGGTTCATGATTGCCCGTTCGATGGTCTGACGAATCCACCAGGTAGCGTAAGTCGAGAATCGGAACCCACGTTCAGGGTCAAACTTCTCAACTGCGCGGATCAAGCCCAGGTTACCCTCTTCAATCAGATCCAGCAGTGCCAGACCACGATTGCTGTAACGACGGGCAATTTTCACAACCAAACGCAAGTTACTTTCAATCATGCGACGGCGTGAGGCAACATCTCCACGCAGTGCGCGACGCGCGAAATAAACTTCTTCTTCGGCTGTTAACAGTGGAGAATAACCAATCTCCCCAAGGTAAAGCTGAGTCGCGTCAAGCACACGCTGTGTGGCGCCCTGCGATAACAGCTCTTCTTCAGCTAAATCGTTATCACTGGGTTCCTCTTCAACTAAGACTTTCTCATCAAAAGACTCGGTTCCGTTCTCATCAAATTCCGCGTCTTCATTTAAATCATGAACTTTCAGCGTATTCTGACTCATAAGGTGGCTCCTACCCGTGATCCCTGAACGAGACATCCTGAA
Coding sequences within it:
- the mdtH_2 gene encoding major facilitator transporter translates to MSLPLFRPAAQVWPPVLLGSQFVFNIGFYAVVPFLAIFLREDMMLSGGLIGLILGLRTFSQQGMFFVGGALSDRFGARIVILAGCLIRVSGYLLLAFGQSLWPIIVGACLTGIGGALFSPSIEALLAKAGTQSEARGKRSRAEWFALFAVCGELGAVLGPVAGALMTGLGFRQVALAGASVFVVALIVLFFALPSAPAKKQTLEMTPWWTTFRQPRFVAFIIAYSAWLLSYNQLYLALPVEIQRAGGSEKDLGPLFMLASVLIIAFQLPLARFARRMGPTRILPFGFLFVSASFVSVALFAATVPPEGWLRLLPSACFVTLLTLGQMLLVPAAKDLIPWFADEATLGAHYGALATAGGCAVLAGNLLFGSQLDHALVPSKEAIYPWLQLAFFPLCSAIAMVIICRPMQGARGRKV
- the ygbA gene encoding protein YgbA — encoded protein: MSGKRISREKETIGKMIALYETQCPQASCEPGYYQALNAYADKRLDKCVFGEDKPACKQCPVHCYQPAKREEMKQVMRWAGPRMLWRHPILTIRHLIDDRRPVPELPEKCRPKNKA
- the symE_2 gene encoding HSP20-like domain of uncharacterised function (DUF1813)., with translation MSDIPITPSQRHLKVGYFRKRHEDRNTKIPKRYSVHAALSLKGDWLEKAGFKTHSQVSVRVEHGKLLIELMKEDTA
- the mutS gene encoding DNA mismatch repair protein MutS, encoding MSTIENLTAHTPMMQQYLKLKAQHPEILLFYRMGDFYELFYDDAKRASQLLDISLTKRGASAGEPIPMAGIPHHAVENYLAKLVNQGESVAICEQIGDPATSKGPVERKVVRIVTPGTISDEALLQERQDNLLAAIWQDSKGYGYATLDISSGRFRLSEPADRETMAAELQRTNPAELLYAEDFAEMALIEGRRGLRRRPLWEFEIDTARQQLNLQFGTRDLIGFGVENAPRGLCAAGCLLQYVKDTQRTTLPHIRSITMERQQDSIIMDAATRRNLEITQNLAGGVENTLAAVLDSTVTPMGSRMLKRWLHMPVRDTDVLVSRQQTIGALQDRFTELQPVLRQVGDLERILARLALRTARPRDLARMRHAFQQLPALRVQLAEVNSAPVQKLRETMGEFTELCELLEHAVVEAPPVLVRDGGVIAPGYHEELDEWRALADGATDYLDKLEIRERERLGLDTLKVGYNAIHGYYIQISRGQSHHAPIHYVRRQTLKNAERYIIPELKEYEDKVLTSKGKALALEKQLYEELFDMLMPHLAELQASASALAELDVLINLAERADTLNYACPTFIDKPGIRITEGRHPVVEQVLREPFIANPLNLSPQRRMLIITGPNMGGKSTYMRQTALIALLAYIGSYVPAQKVEIGPIDRIFTRVGAADDLASGRSTFMVEMTETANILHNATENSLVLMDEIGRGTSTYDGLSLAWACAESLANKIKALTLFATHYFELTQLPEKMEGVANVHLDALEHGDTIAFMHTVQDGAASKSYGLAVAALAGVPKEVIKRARQKLRELESLSPNAAATQVDGSQMSLLMPAEETSPAVEALENLDPDSLTPRQALEWIYRLKNLV
- the rpoS gene encoding RNA polymerase sigma factor rpoS, with protein sequence MSQNTLKVHDLNEDAEFDENGTESFDEKVLVEEEPSDNDLAEEELLSQGATQRVLDATQLYLGEIGYSPLLTAEEEVYFARRALRGDVASRRRMIESNLRLVVKIARRYSNRGLALLDLIEEGNLGLIRAVEKFDPERGFRFSTYATWWIRQTIERAIMNQTRTIRLPIHIVKELNVYLRTARELSHKLDHEPSAEEIAEQLDKPVDDVSRMLRLNERITSVDTPLGGDSEKALLDILADEKDNGPEDTTQDDDMKQSIVKWLFELNAKQREVLARRFGLLGYEAATLEDVGREIGLTRERVRQIQVEGLRRLREILQGQGLNIEALFRE